One Sporomusaceae bacterium DNA segment encodes these proteins:
- a CDS encoding helix-turn-helix transcriptional regulator, translating into MDIGTKLRSLRKLRELTVEELSQRSGVSRSYITNIENGRKTEVSSRVVSSLAGALGINADYFRISEAQLPTDCLPNLDPEFIALLAKSESMPFLQLTKKAIANGVSAETVEAVVDAIIKSQRRRRTPLV; encoded by the coding sequence GTGGATATTGGAACTAAACTCCGTTCCCTGCGTAAGCTGCGCGAACTGACCGTCGAGGAGTTATCGCAACGGTCGGGGGTTTCCCGTTCATATATCACTAACATTGAAAACGGCCGCAAGACCGAGGTTTCATCTCGAGTTGTCAGCAGCCTGGCTGGAGCCCTCGGGATAAACGCCGACTACTTCCGCATCAGCGAAGCCCAGTTGCCAACCGATTGTTTGCCTAACCTCGACCCGGAGTTTATCGCGCTATTGGCCAAGTCGGAGAGCATGCCGTTTCTACAGCTTACTAAAAAGGCAATCGCCAATGGCGTATCAGCCGAGACGGTAGAAGCCGTCGTCGACGCCATCATCAAATCCCAGCGCAGGCGAAGAACCCCGCTCGTTTAG